A region of Stigmatopora nigra isolate UIUO_SnigA chromosome 6, RoL_Snig_1.1, whole genome shotgun sequence DNA encodes the following proteins:
- the eif3ba gene encoding eukaryotic translation initiation factor 3, subunit Ba produces MQETVDMMDDPEYDEEEPSFSDPDDFEDDVDDEELLEDVLREKPQEADGIDSMVVVDNVPQVGPERLEKLKNVIHKIFSKFGKITTEFYPDTDGTTKGYIFLEYASPNQALEAVKNADGYKLDKQHTFRVNLFTDFDKYMNISDEWETPEKQPFKDFGNMRHWIEDADCRDQYSVIYEGGERTVIFSNDAKDPVISEERARWTETYVRWSPKGTYLATFHQRGIALWGGEKFKQIQRFSHQGVSLIDFSPCERYVVTFSPLMDTKEDPQAIIIWDILTGQKKRGFHCESAAHWPIFKWSHDGKFFARMTPDTLSIYETPSMGLLDKKSLKISGIKDFSWSPGDNIIAFWVPEDKDIPARVALMQLPSRQEIRVRNLFNVVDCKLHWQRNGDYLCVKVDRTPKGTQGVVTNFEIFRMREKQVPVDVVEMKESIIAFAWEPNGSKFAVLQGESPRICASFYHVKNNGKIEMIKMFDKQQANSIFWSPQGQFLVLAGLRSMNGALAFVDTSDCTLMNIAEHYTASDVEWDPTGRYVVTSVSCWSHKVDNAYWLWTFQGRLLQKNNNDRFCQLLWRPRPNSLLSADQIKVIRKDLKKYSKIFEQKDRLSQSKASKQLVDKRRAMMDDYRSYREQALQLYAEQKDARVELRGGVDTDEPDSNVDDWEEETIEFFINEEIIPIGDL; encoded by the exons ATGCAAGAAACGGTGGATATGATGGACGATCCCGAGTACGACGAAGAGGAGCCCTCTTTTAGCGACCCGGATGACTTCGAGGATGACGTCGACGATGAGG AACTTCTTGAAGACGTCTTGAGGGAGAAACCACAGGAGGCTGATGGCATCGACTCTATGGTGGTGGTGGACAACGTGCCACAAGTTGGTCCGGAACGATTGGAAAAACTGAAGAACGTCATCCACAAGATCTTTTCCAAGTTTGGAAAGATAACCACTGAGTTCTACCCAGATACCGATGGCACCACCAAAGG gTACATCTTTTTGGAGTACGCTTCGCCCAACCAGGCTCTGGAGGCGGTGAAAAATGCAGATGGATACAAATTGGACAAACAGCATACATTTAGGGTCAACCTCTTCACTGACTTTGACAA GTACATGAACATCAGTGATGAGTGGGAAACTCCAGAGAAACAGCCCTTCAAAGACTTT GGTAACATGCGACACTGGATCGAAGACGCCGACTGTCGCGACCAGTACAGTGTCATCTACGAAGGTGGTGAGAGGACAGTCATTTTCTCCAATGACGCCAAGGATCCGGTCATTTCTGAAGAGAGGGCG CGCTGGACAGAGACATATGTGCGTTGGTCCCCCAAAGGCACTTACCTAGCCACCTTCCACCAACGGGGCATAGCTTTGTGGGGCGGTGAGAAGTTCAAGCAGATTCAAAGATTCAGTCATCAAGGGGTGTCTCTTATCGACTTCTCCCCCTGTGAGAG GTACGTGGTGACTTTCAGTCCGCTGATGGACACCAAAGAGGACCCGCAGGCTATCATCATCTGGGACATTCTGACTGGTCAGAAGAAGAGAGGTTTCCACTGCGAGAGCGCCGCACACTGGCCTATATTCAA atgGAGCCACGATGGAAAGTTCTTTGCCCGGATGACACCAGACACACTGAGCATCTAtgaaacacca TCTATGGGCCTGCTCGACAAGAAGAGTTTAAAGATCAGTGGAATCAA GGACTTCTCGTGGTCACCGGGCGACAACATCATTGCATTCTGGGTGCCAGAGGACAAGGACATCCCGGCCAGGGTGGCCCTGATGCAGCTGCCCTCTCGCCAGGAAATCCGTGTTCGCAACCTCTTCAATGTGGTGGACTGCAAGCTCCATTGGCAGAGGAATGGAGACTATCTCTGTGTGAAAGTAGATAGGACGCCAAAAGGAACGCAG GGAGTGGTCACCAACTTTGAAATCTTCCGCATGAGAGAGAAACAGGTTCCTGTTGATGTTGTGGAGATGAAGG AAAGCATCATTGCATTTGCCTGGGAGCCCAATGGCAGTAAATTTGCTGTCCTGCAAGGGGAATCCCCTAGGATCTGTGCCTCCTTCTACCACGTCAAAAACAACGGCAAGATCGAGATGATAA AGATGTTTGACAAGCAGCAGGCAAACAGCATCTTCTGGAGCCCCCAGGGACAGTTCTTGGTTCTGGCTGGACTCAGGAG TATGAACGGCGCGCTCGCCTTTGTGGATACTTCGGACTGCACCTTGATGAACATAGCAGAGCATTACACGGCCTCCGATGTGGAGTGGGACCCTACCGGACGCTATGTGGTCACTTCAGTCTCCTGCTGGAGCCACAAA gtgGACAATGCTTATTGGCTATGGACATTCCAGGGTCGCCTTCTTCAAAAGAACAACAACGACCGCTTCTGCCAGTTGTTGTGGAGACCCCGACCAAATAGCCTCCTCAGTGCAGACCAGATCAAG GTGATCAGGAAGGATCTGAAAAAATATTCCAAGATCTTTGAGCAGAAGGATCGTCTGAGCCAGTCCAAGGCTTCTAAG CAACTGGTGGACAAACGTAGGGCCATGATGGACGACTACCGCAGCTACAGGGAGCAGGCACTACAGCTCTACGCAGAGCAGAAAGACGCCCGCGTGGAACTCCGAGGAG GAGTGGACACAGATGAGCCAGACAGCAATGTGGACGACTGGGAGGAGGAGACAATTGAATTTTTTATCAATGAAGAAATCATTCCTATCGGAGATCTGTAG
- the brat1 gene encoding integrator complex assembly factor BRAT1, with amino-acid sequence MDEEIGTLLPGVCKVLADSSKPLPDDTSLEKLLDRLTELSEAGVSLAKSCPCLLDLISAMASNPTSDPSILSFALKLSGLIAATKDGFTALQERLAIEVIFSVQRWKDAKLWDDPCIRIGWIHGLNRMLVHPKALSFFVQSGFIKTLLQLQGDTSMFVSSAANQLLAHILLSIQPEEEAHANSNLSAEYSTVVLQLSNHIKESMVPKEGALVDGSLQILKLLALILAQAHHFLQDQLLKSVAASLEVLVEAGYSKLTLPLMDVIMAGYSHDVTSRLLSPMFKNNNLVDLVHAAAAFLNRSHVRDSVYTCQAVRILLLPLHLLTEHLLLEAVPDNHHVMMAEQLKNKSKFISMICVCLRSTPQLVFMPADVLPCPPTMIVLSVVTLLRTCSGATSPTLLSGFKKENFKCIVSSRKVQKCALEMLVSLSGTPGATNTIKEVCDVLIQNMNNPDSDPTVLQKSYKALIHWLSVCTDQSSFPQQLREELLMAVKKRACDPRWEMRDSTVEFLGQLLCIPSLKSADEALLNEHCTSPLLREALQDPESYVRASAISALARSLGPSWEQGTELQADTVGHLLDILREDTEGFARRAVVRFFIAWLDTYSSTPLSNHSILLESIRVVLSQGSLDLDWEVKMNTLELVEILLKDAFSEHRRYCANGHTQAGDSIVDSPLSSLVNQGIFSVLLRSLLDCDRPVALKACELLIRIRDKCCSAGVLMSYELLEQEWGKEISKLLKKEGNEGGLVEVCEMLASLDLDDRRVLLSQSSDHIQNSFQSLLQDILKTGATIGAKDQDDGQEVIVDCY; translated from the exons ATGGATGAAGAGATTGGAACACTGCTGCCCGGTGTATGCAAGGTTCTAGCGGACTCCAGTAAACCTCTGCCTGATGATACTAGTCTGGAGAAACTACTGGATCGGCTCACTGAACTTTCCGAAGCTG GTGTATCACTTGCAAAGAGTTGCCCATGTCTGCTTGACCTCATCTCTGCCATGGCCTCCAACCCTACATCTGATCCCAGTATCCTCTCCTTCGCTCTCAAACTCAGTGGGCTGATCGCAGCCACTAAAGATGGCTTCACAGCCTTGCAG GAGCGCTTGGCTATAGAGGTCATCTTTAGCGTTCAGCGCTGGAAGGACGCTAAACTCTGGGATGACCCATGCATTCGAATTGGCTGGATTCATGGCCTCAATAGAATGCTGGTACACCCAAAGGCACTGAGTTTCTTCGTGCAGTCAG GTTTCATCAAGACACTCCTGCAGCTTCAGGGAGATACAAGCATGTTTGTTTCTTCTGCTGCTAACCAATTGCTGGCCCACATCCTGCTCTCAATTCAACCAGAAGAAGAAGCACATGCAAATTCCAATCTCAGTGCAGAGTACAGCACTGTTGTCCTGCAATTGTCTAACCACATCAAGGAGTCAATGGTACCCAAAGAAGGTGCGCTTGTTGATGGTAGCCTACAGATCCTCAAACTGCTGGCCCTGATCTTGGCCCAGGCCCACCATTTTCTGCAGGATCAGCTGCTCAAGTCGGTTGCTGCCTCATTGGAAGTGCTAGTTGAGGCGGGATACAGTAAACTCACACTGCCTCTTATGGATGTCATCATGGCCGGATACAG TCACGATGTCACCAGCCGTCTTCTGTCGCccatgtttaaaaacaacaatctcGTCGACCTCGTCCATGCTGCGGCTGCGTTTCTCAATCGAAGTCATGTACGTGACTCCGTCTACACATGCCAGGCAGTGAGAATCCTCCTGCTGCCCCTACATTTGCTCACTGAGCACCTCTTGCTAGAAGCAG TGCCAGACAACCATCATGTGATGATGGCAGAGCAGCTAAAGAATAAAAGCAAATTCATCTCTATGATTTGTGTTTGTCTGAGAAGCACTCCCCAGCTTGTATTTATG CCTGCTGATGTCCTCCCTTGCCCCCCAACGATGATTGTCCTCTCTGTGGTGACATTGCTAAGGACGTGCAGTGGTGCTACATCCCCAACTTTGCTCAGTGGTTTCAAGAAAGAGAACTTCAAGTGCATTGTCAGCAGTAGAAAAGTTCAGAAGTGCGCTTTGGAAATGTTGGTTTCCCTTAGCGGCACTCCAG gGGCAACCAACACAATAAAAGAAGTCTGTGATGTCCTGATCCAAAATATGAATAACCCAGATTCAGACCCAACT gtacTGCAAAAGTCATACAAAGCCCTAATACACTGGTTGAGTGTTTGTACAGACCAGTCATCCTTTCCACAGCAACTCAGAGAAG AATTACTAATGGCAGTGAAGAAGCGTGCCTGTGATCCACGCTGGGAAATGAGAGACTCCACCGTAGAGTTTTTGGGACAGTTACTCTGCATCCCCTCCCTGAAATCAGCTGATGAGGCTTTGCTGAACGAACACTGTACCTCCCCACTCCTACGGGAGGCGCTGCAAGATCCGGAGAGCTACGTGAGAGCCAGCGCCATCTCAGCTCTGGCACGTAGTCTTGGACCCAGCTGGGAGCAGGGAACTGAATTGCAG GCTGACACAGTGGGACACCTGTTGGACATTCTTCGTGAGGATACTGAGGGCTTTGCCAGGCGGGCTGTGGTTCGGTTCTTTATTGCCTGGTTGGATACGTACTCCTCCACTCCTTTGTCCAACCATTCGATCCTCCTTGAGTCAATTAGAGTCGTCCTTTCTCAAGGCAGCTTGGATCTGGACTGGGAGGTGAAAATGAACACATTGGAGTTGGTGGAGATTCTGTTGAAGGATGCTTTTTCGGAACACAGGAGGTACTGTGCCAATGGCCATACGCAAGCTGGGGATTCCATTGTGGACTCACCATTGAGTTCTTTAGTGAATCAAGGCATATTTTCTGTGTTGCTGAGAAGTCTGCTGGATTGCGACCGTCCAGTTGCACTCAAAGCTTGTGAACTCCTGATTAGGATAAGGGACAAATGCTGCTCAGCTGGTGTCTTGATGTCCTATGAACTGCTAGAACAGGAATGGGGGAAAGAGATCAGTAAGCTTCTGAAGAAGGAAGGAAATGAGGGTGGTCTCGTAGAGGTTTGCGAGATGTTGGCATCACTGGATTTAGATGACCGTCGGGTTCTTCTGAGCCAGAGCAGTGATCACATTCAAAACTCCTTCCAGTCTCTTTTGCAGGACATCCTTAAAACAGGGGCCACTATTGGAGCCAAGGACCAAGACGATGGCCAAGAAGTCATAGTTGACTGTTACTGA